One genomic region from Terasakiella sp. SH-1 encodes:
- the purH gene encoding bifunctional phosphoribosylaminoimidazolecarboxamide formyltransferase/IMP cyclohydrolase produces MATPIRRALLSVSDKTGLVDFAKALADQDVELLSTGGTFKALKEAGIPVIEVSSHTGFPEIMDGRVKTLHPKIHGGLLALRDNDEHVAAMDEHGIAPIDLLAVNLYPFESTVAAGADFDTCIENIDIGGPAMIRASAKNWQGVVTVVDVEDYDAVLEEMKLNNGGTTETFRKRMSATAYARTGAYDAAISNWYTSQLDIEYPKRKVFAGELKQTMRYGENSHQSAAFYVTGENRPGVATAEQLNGKELSYNNVNDTDAAFELVSEFQDDNACVIVKHANPCGVAVGDNLTDAYLRAYSCDTESAFGGIVAFNKTLDGKTAEELSKIFLEVVIAPEIDEEALSILSGKKNVRVLRTGGMPTPADTAAMVKTMSGGHLIQSKDNQIFSDDFKVVTERQPTEAEMKDLRFAFTVCKHVKSNAIVYCKNNMTVGVGAGQMSRVNSCRIAAFRAEQAAKTAGENESWAKGSVVASDAFFPFADGLIEAAEAGATAVIQPGGSIRDEEVIAAANERGLAMVMTGMRHFRH; encoded by the coding sequence ATGGCTACTCCCATCCGTCGCGCATTACTGTCTGTTTCCGATAAAACTGGTCTGGTTGATTTCGCCAAAGCCTTGGCTGATCAAGATGTTGAACTGCTCTCAACAGGCGGTACGTTCAAAGCGCTGAAAGAGGCCGGCATTCCGGTGATTGAGGTTTCCTCTCACACAGGTTTCCCGGAAATCATGGATGGCCGCGTGAAGACCCTGCACCCAAAAATTCACGGTGGCCTGCTGGCCCTGCGTGACAATGATGAACATGTCGCAGCCATGGATGAACATGGCATCGCGCCGATCGACCTTTTGGCGGTAAATCTCTACCCCTTTGAATCTACAGTGGCTGCAGGTGCCGATTTTGATACCTGTATTGAAAATATCGACATCGGTGGTCCGGCCATGATCCGTGCCTCTGCCAAAAACTGGCAAGGTGTTGTCACCGTTGTGGATGTGGAAGACTATGACGCTGTTTTGGAAGAAATGAAACTGAACAACGGCGGTACAACAGAAACGTTCCGCAAGCGCATGTCCGCTACAGCCTATGCCCGCACAGGGGCTTATGACGCAGCCATTTCCAACTGGTATACCTCTCAGCTCGATATCGAATACCCAAAACGCAAAGTCTTTGCAGGCGAATTGAAACAAACCATGCGTTATGGCGAGAATTCTCACCAGTCTGCGGCTTTCTATGTCACGGGTGAAAACCGCCCTGGCGTGGCAACGGCTGAACAGCTCAACGGTAAAGAACTGTCTTATAACAATGTGAATGATACAGACGCAGCATTTGAGCTGGTCTCTGAATTCCAGGACGACAATGCCTGTGTGATTGTGAAACACGCCAACCCATGTGGTGTAGCCGTTGGGGATAACCTGACAGACGCTTATCTGCGTGCTTATTCCTGTGACACTGAAAGTGCCTTTGGCGGCATCGTGGCCTTTAACAAGACACTGGATGGCAAAACAGCCGAAGAACTGTCCAAAATCTTCCTTGAAGTGGTGATTGCACCGGAAATTGACGAAGAAGCTCTTTCTATCCTGTCTGGTAAGAAAAACGTTCGTGTTTTGCGCACAGGCGGCATGCCAACACCGGCAGATACAGCTGCCATGGTTAAAACCATGTCCGGTGGTCATCTGATCCAGTCTAAAGACAACCAAATTTTCTCTGATGACTTCAAGGTGGTGACAGAACGCCAGCCGACAGAAGCTGAAATGAAAGACCTGCGCTTTGCCTTCACTGTCTGTAAGCATGTGAAATCAAACGCGATTGTTTATTGCAAAAACAATATGACCGTGGGTGTCGGTGCCGGCCAAATGAGCCGTGTCAACTCTTGTCGTATCGCAGCCTTCCGCGCTGAACAAGCAGCCAAGACAGCGGGTGAAAATGAGAGCTGGGCAAAAGGTTCTGTTGTAGCCTCTGACGCATTCTTCCCGTTTGCAGATGGCTTGATTGAAGCCGCCGAAGCTGGGGCAACAGCTGTGATCCAGCCGGGTGGCTCTATCCGTGATGAAGAAGTTATTGCCGCAGCAAACGAACGTGGCCTTGCTATGGTCATGACCGGCATGCGTCACTTCCGTCACTAA
- a CDS encoding glycosyltransferase, whose amino-acid sequence MTKNKTITYVIGTTNIGGAEMHLLRICRGLVTRGWTINLYSLSEPGKLSDDFEKAGVSVQHALSVPFTGLMRKPFRLLSMFIQVLRLFCHFLFQRPNITHFFLPAAYLVGGPLSVLAANPIRLMSRRSLNIYQQRRPFFAKIEKKLHSYMHGILGNSKAVIENLNNDEYVSESKLGLIYNGIEIEPFALQVDQKSIRQSIGLKESDLVFILVANLIPYKGHMDLINALDLIEKDLPENWQVICAGYDNGYRKHLVQRLQELKLEHKVHFLGQRTDIGDLLKSSDIGLLCSHEEGFSNAVLEAMASGLPMVVTNVGGNPDVVENNKNGYIVPAKNPAELAQALLRISKDSNKMKEMGLRGQELIKEKFSIETCVAQYEELYQSMLNNKSLPESIKTPS is encoded by the coding sequence ATGACAAAAAATAAAACGATTACGTATGTTATCGGCACCACAAACATCGGTGGCGCCGAAATGCATTTACTGCGCATTTGTCGTGGACTTGTTACAAGAGGCTGGACGATCAACCTTTATTCTTTGTCGGAGCCTGGAAAATTATCTGACGACTTTGAAAAAGCTGGCGTCTCAGTCCAACATGCGCTCTCTGTACCTTTCACAGGTCTAATGAGAAAACCATTCAGGCTGTTGAGTATGTTTATTCAGGTTCTGCGGCTTTTCTGTCATTTTCTTTTCCAGCGTCCGAATATTACCCATTTTTTTCTGCCAGCTGCTTATTTAGTAGGTGGGCCTTTATCTGTTCTTGCAGCAAACCCTATTCGTTTAATGAGTCGTCGCAGTCTGAATATTTATCAACAGCGTCGCCCATTTTTCGCAAAAATTGAGAAGAAACTACATAGCTATATGCATGGTATTCTCGGGAATTCAAAAGCAGTTATTGAAAATCTGAATAATGATGAGTACGTTTCAGAATCAAAGCTTGGCCTTATTTATAACGGAATAGAAATAGAACCGTTTGCGTTACAGGTTGATCAAAAATCGATCCGCCAATCCATTGGTTTGAAAGAAAGTGATTTGGTATTTATCCTTGTGGCAAATCTTATCCCTTACAAAGGACATATGGATCTGATTAATGCGTTGGATTTGATAGAAAAAGATCTTCCAGAAAATTGGCAAGTTATTTGTGCAGGTTACGACAACGGATATCGCAAACATTTGGTTCAACGCTTACAAGAGCTAAAACTTGAACACAAAGTTCATTTCTTAGGCCAAAGAACAGATATCGGTGATTTACTTAAATCATCAGATATTGGCCTATTGTGTTCCCATGAAGAAGGGTTTTCCAACGCTGTTTTAGAAGCTATGGCAAGTGGACTTCCCATGGTTGTCACCAATGTGGGGGGGAATCCCGATGTGGTTGAGAATAATAAAAACGGCTATATTGTCCCAGCCAAGAACCCTGCAGAACTTGCTCAAGCGTTACTTCGAATCAGCAAGGATTCCAACAAAATGAAAGAAATGGGGCTTCGGGGTCAAGAACTTATCAAAGAGAAGTTCTCAATTGAGACATGTGTTGCTCAATATGAAGAACTCTATCAAAGTATGTTGAATAACAAATCACTCCCGGAATCAATCAAGACACCTTCTTAA
- a CDS encoding heavy metal-binding domain-containing protein, whose amino-acid sequence MIVTTTDNVEGKTVSEYCGIVSGEAILGANLFKDFFAGIRDVVGGRSGAYEKEFRKAKEAALEDMMAEAQELGADAVVAIDLDYEVIGGDQKTMLMVSANGTAVKFA is encoded by the coding sequence ATGATCGTTACCACAACGGATAATGTAGAAGGTAAAACTGTTTCTGAATACTGTGGCATTGTTTCTGGTGAAGCGATCTTGGGAGCCAACCTGTTCAAAGATTTTTTTGCAGGCATCCGCGATGTAGTTGGCGGGCGTTCTGGCGCGTATGAAAAAGAATTTCGTAAAGCTAAAGAAGCGGCTCTGGAAGACATGATGGCCGAAGCCCAAGAACTCGGTGCGGATGCAGTCGTTGCAATTGACCTTGATTATGAAGTTATTGGTGGCGATCAAAAAACAATGCTGATGGTTTCTGCAAATGGGACAGCTGTAAAGTTCGCTTAA
- a CDS encoding SGNH/GDSL hydrolase family protein, whose translation MLLFLLVLVVMTEMFLSLTAQGHQRNTSSQNRHLLLREWHPNTDYRFRTPESRFSENENVPDFYEISTDENGFILPNKQHAIADKTLVFLGGSTTECMFVDPKKRFPYLTGRLLADQTSLKVNSYNAGRSGNNVMMSNLQLMGKIIPMRPDYVIMMHGVNDIGVLGRKDGYWTDHPTFSLVRAPKSGLVPFLLQIRDATVPLTYRALKSGILKFKQLVVSPAHAQNGMDKGKSFESALRTFVRTAKAWQIKPVLMTQVVLNNQDSKSEYLSKEQLAKGGFNQGQFEDMQRYFNEITRSVALSEGALLIDLVKAKVWTGQDLYDDLHYSDQGSEKVARIISQHIQQDLKQ comes from the coding sequence ATGTTATTGTTCCTTCTTGTCCTTGTGGTGATGACTGAAATGTTCCTTTCTTTGACGGCACAAGGGCATCAGCGAAATACATCTAGCCAGAATCGTCATCTGCTTTTGCGTGAATGGCATCCCAATACGGATTATCGTTTTAGAACACCTGAAAGCCGTTTTTCTGAAAATGAAAACGTGCCTGACTTTTATGAAATTTCAACGGATGAAAATGGTTTTATTCTTCCAAACAAACAACATGCAATAGCAGATAAAACATTGGTATTTTTAGGGGGGTCCACAACGGAATGCATGTTTGTTGATCCTAAAAAAAGATTTCCTTATCTGACGGGGCGTTTGTTGGCAGATCAAACATCTCTTAAAGTGAACAGTTATAATGCGGGGCGTTCTGGTAATAATGTTATGATGTCCAATCTACAGCTTATGGGGAAAATTATTCCGATGAGGCCAGATTACGTGATCATGATGCATGGGGTGAATGATATAGGTGTATTAGGGCGTAAGGATGGTTATTGGACCGATCATCCGACCTTCTCATTAGTTCGGGCTCCAAAGTCCGGGCTTGTCCCTTTTTTACTTCAAATACGCGATGCGACTGTTCCGCTAACTTATCGTGCCTTGAAAAGTGGCATATTAAAATTTAAGCAGCTTGTCGTCTCTCCGGCCCATGCACAAAATGGGATGGATAAAGGGAAGTCTTTTGAAAGTGCATTGCGAACTTTTGTCAGAACAGCGAAAGCTTGGCAGATAAAGCCCGTTTTAATGACGCAGGTGGTACTTAACAATCAGGACTCAAAGTCGGAATACCTCTCTAAAGAACAATTGGCCAAGGGAGGTTTTAATCAAGGACAATTTGAAGATATGCAGAGATATTTCAATGAAATTACGCGCTCTGTCGCTCTTTCAGAAGGGGCACTTTTAATTGATTTGGTAAAGGCTAAGGTCTGGACAGGTCAAGACTTATACGATGATCTGCATTATTCAGATCAAGGCTCAGAAAAAGTGGCACGTATTATTAGTCAGCATATTCAACAAGATTTGAAACAATAA